The Argentina anserina chromosome 5, drPotAnse1.1, whole genome shotgun sequence genome includes the window AGTATATGCCAGCTCTGCCAAGGAAAATAAGCCTAAACATTAAGAATCATTGAAAACATTCAAGTACAAGCTAGAGTACAAGGAGATCTTTATATACATGATCACTTTGTGGAAGAATACACTAGAAAAAAGCAGCCTAGCTCTAAACAGCTATGAGCACAAATTGAAGGCGGCTGACATAATGACCGTCAAAAACCCAATAAGAAGATAAGAAATTGCATGGTTGTCCTACTCCTATTGTTTCTGTCAGTGAACTTTGTTTATTAGCAGTTAATAGTATATAAGCTAAAGTTAATTCAGAACTAATTTAAACCATATGGACCCATTTAATCAACATTTGAACTTTACAGCATAGTACACAAAGTTCATATTACTTGTGATAGAGCTTCACTTGATAAAGGAATTCTTTGATTGTGTGGTCAATGACATTTTAAACCGGCGAAATGGTTCAAGCTCAGTGGTAACAAACCAACTAGTTAGCAGATAGAATGGTATGTCAAAATGATAGTTAGCAGATAAACAATCTAGAGCTGTAAAAGAATGTCAAAATCAACTGCTATGAACATATATGGTTGAGATTTAATATCCGTGTTAACTCATTTTACAAATTTCTGATTATGTTCCTCTAGATAGTTTTAAGCATAAAGTAATAGTGGTTATGATAATGAAATGAATATGCTTTATAGTTTTGAAACTCACCAGGAGCAATATAACCATGTGTCCCAGCAAAGGAGCTGTACTCTGAACCCTTGTGAGTGTTTTGTACAGTTTTTGCAACCCCAAAATCAGCAACTTTTGCCTCGTAGTCGTTATCAAGCAGAATGTTGGTTGATTTAATATCTCTATGAACTATAGGTGGTGAACAATCATGGTGTAGATATGAAATCCCCCTTGCTGCTCCCAAAGCAATCCTATACCTCTGGTACCAATCCAATTCCGGCTGACCACCTTTAAGCTGCCTGTGAAGTGCTTGAAACAAATTTCCATTTTCCATGTACTCGAAAACCAGGAGATTAGATCCTCCCTTCACTAAACAAGCATAAAGCTTCAATACATTTCTATGTCTAATCTTTCCCAAAATATCCATCTCTGCAGTCATAAGCTTCAAGCCACTGCCTTTCCAAAGTTGTTTTACAGCTACCGTACCGCCATTCTTCTTCAGGTCAAGGCGGTAAACTTTCCCAGTACTCCCGCTACCAACTAAATTTTGTTCATCCAAATCACAGATTTCATCTGCATCTATTTCCCGTTGGTGAAAAGAAGCAAGATTCCATTTAGGATCTATTTCCTTCCCCTCTTCCAAATTGTTTTCTTGGTCAACCTCACAACGCTTGAAGTTCTTATAACTAACAAGCACCAATCCAGCTAAAACAACAACCAAGGCAGATGCCATGATAGAGAACAAaactaatttatttttaagcaCTCGTTTCTGACCTTGCTGTTCAGAACATGTATTCATACCAGAATCTGAATGTGTTTCTGAATATTGGTCGATGCAGAGTTTGTTGTTTCCACGAAAGGCTTCGTCCCCACCGGTGGTAAGAAGATCAGATGGTACTCTCCCAGATAACAGATTTTCAGACAAATCTATGGAACTCAACTTCAATTTCTCTAAATTTTCGGGAACTTCGCCTGAGAGTTTATTCCGAGAGAGATTCAAAGAGTTCAAAGAGCTCATGAGTGAAAGTGTAAGTGGGATACTTCCAGTTAAAGAATTCCAGGCAAGATTCATGTCCCCCAATCTGACTAAGTTTCCCATTTCTGGAGGTATTGAGCCTGACAAAGAATTTTCTTCAACATGCAGAGATGATAACTGCTTCAGGGCGCCAATTTCAGAAGGTATTTCACCTGAGAAGTTATTATGATTCAAATAGAGCCTGTCCAACTTTGTCAGCTTCCCAATTTCCGGTGGAAGATAACCTGAGAAATTGTTGTTCTGCAACATCAACTGATTCAAGCTAGCAGAAAACCCAATACTGGGAGATATCGCTCCATGAAAGTCATTATCACTGAAGTCAATGATTGTTGCTTTAGGAAGCGACCATAACTCAGTTGGAATCTCTCCATGCAAACGATTTATATTTACTCTAAACCGCTCTAGAGTTTTACAGTCTGCATAAGAAGGTGGAAACTCCCCATCAAAATTGTTATCCAAAGCAAGCAAGAATTGCAGCTTCCTAGCTTGACAAAGAAACCTCGGGAAACCACCAGAAAAATTATTCTCGGATATGTCAATGCTCTGCAGAAGTGAGAATTTGCCGAGATTTGCAGGAAACTCTCCAGAAAATTTATTTTGATATATTGACAGAGCAGTAAGATGCTGCATATCTCCAAACCCAGCAGGGAATACCCCAGAAAAGTTGTTGTTATACAACTGAAAAACCACTAAATTCTTGAGGTTTCCAAACTCAGAAGGCAACTCCCCATATAATTGGTTTGCTGAAATATCAAATTCTCTCAGAAGGGTGAGACTAGCAACCTCAGGTGGGATTTCTCCATGCAAACCATTTGCAAACAGCTCAATCTTAAATAAGTTTTGTAGCTTGGAAATTGACTTAGAGAGTTTCCCAGAAAGCTTGTTTCTCGAAATATCCAATGTTCCCAATGCCTTCATATCGAAAATAGATTCCGGAATCTCTCCCATCAAGCTGCAATTTGTCAGAAACAGCCATGTCAAGTTCTTCAAGTTTCCTAGACTCCCAGGAACTTCACTTTCATCGAACAGATTTTGCCCAAGGCCCAGATATTGTAAACCTGTGAGATTTCCCACCCAAGCAGGGAACTCGGAAGATAAGCTGTTTGCAGACAGATCAAGACTCTCCAAGTTTCTAAGGGTGGAAAGATCCGGGATTTTTCCAACCAAATGATTCTGTGACAGATTCAATGATTTAAGATTGGCACAACGAGTCAATAGGGCAGGAATCTCTCCTGTAAGGTGGTTAAAAGTCATTGAAAGTGTGGTGAGGCTCTCAAGGACACCGATGGAGGCTGAAATCTCACCTGAGAGTGACTTGTTGTCAAGAGATATTTCAGTAACCTTCCCTGAATCACAAGTAATCCCGGAGAACTCACATGGGGAAGACGACTCCGTCTCTTTCCACGATTCAAGAAAATTCAAAGGGTCCGTGAGCTGCCTTTTGAACTCAAGGAGGGCTTCAGTTTCAATTGTTAAAGGCATACATGGCGGGAGAAGCAAAGTAGTGAACAATGTGGCAAAGAGCGGCAGCAAGTGCAAGGAGGGAACTGGTATTTTGGCCATGGTCGAAAAGTGCAGGGCAAAAGGGTCAATGGAAGGGACTAAGAATCTTTAAGAATATCTAGCTCCGCTGATCAATAACAGCCACTCCATTATTGCTCGTTTGGACTTGGTGACCATTCCATCCTGGAAACAGCTGAGAAGAAAATGCCCATAAATCATTGTCCCAGACTCTATCTTTATATTAATACTATATACAATATGATATAGTAATAATGACATGAGAAAACTACTATAAGCTTTTCAGTTGGAATAATtgatattaataattaatatgggtgagagactgagagagaTGGAAACAAAGAGAAGAAGCAATATTAAGATGATGTTAAACCGTCCATTTTGTCTGTAGCTGTGGCTTATTATCAATTGTAATCCctgttaattttttattaaggTTGATGTGTATGTAAGAGCAAGACAATTATACTTTGAAGTCACTCATTGAGTCATTCTGATATTCTGCATTTGGGGTTTATAGTTTATATTGCAATCTAAGCGAAGCAAATCTCTAGCAGCTCAACTAAACAATGACACATGACCAAAACTAAAAACTAAATTTAAAGTTCATGATACTTATCCGGGGGAATTAGCAAAAAAGGCAACAACTTTAGCACCAAATCATCATAAAAAGAAAATCCATACATATCTCACTAGCAAAAcagaaattaaacagaaaaagaaacaGGGGAACTTAATCATGTTTATGTTCATTCAAACTGTTATATTATTAAGCTTAAAGCAAGTGAAGAAGTCAAGAATAGAACTGGGAAAGAAACTCAATAGAAATAACAGAGCTTGATCAGTGATAGAGTACCTGAGAACAGAGAGATGTTGCACCAAACTCTTGAAGAGCCCAAAATCAACCCACTTTCAAATAGAGCAGAAGTGAACTGAAatctgaagaaaaagaagaagaagaagagcttCGAACTGGGCTGACTTGTGTGAGgaacaattaaagaaataagCTTTGGGGACTGAAGAGTGAAGATTTCTGGGAAGAAGAAATGGGGAATGTCAGAGTGTAAATAAAAGACTTCCCCTTGGAGAACTCATTAGTGAGTTTCCCAAAACCAACTTTACTTGTGTGCTTAGGCTATGGTTCAACTTCCTCTTCATTCGAAAAAGATGGTTCAACTTCCTCTCCCCAAAGGCACATGTTTTCTGAGATGCCCAGCTCAAACAGCAATGAGTTTTTTCAAACCAACCAAACAAAGAAAGGAAACCCAAAAATGTGAAATAAGAAGGGAAGAGAAGGAAGAGATTCTTAATtgctgtgtttgtgtgtagaaGCAGGGAGGCAGAGACAAAAATGCTTATGAGGAAGGTCTTGGAGTATAGTGGGGGCACCTCGAAAACTGAGAGTGTGAAGAAATTAGGAAGAAATTATTGTTATATGATGCTTGATGGGGTGGCTGATGAAACGTGATGTGCTGGAGCATAGCAGTCAAGACTCAAGACAAGAAATGGAAGAGAACATTAGTGGAAAGTAGGATTCTTCACTCTTCGGTGCTAATTGAATTCTTTCGTTGATTTTacttttgatttctttttctgGTTTTTGAAGTCGAGACAAAGGTTTTAGTGGAAGAAACAAAAGGCAGTAAGGTTGTTTAGACTTTAGAGGATGATGTTGCTTTCATAGTCTCCCCTTGCTCGGGAAAAAACCAAAGCTGTCAATTGAACGGACGCAATGGTGAACATAGGGAAACCACTATCAGCACCAAAGACCAAGACTCACTTGAAGAGAGTTCATCAAATTTATACGACTGTCCCAAACTCCCAATGATAATGAAAAATTCCTTTAAATTCAGTAATACCGACCATCATGATCTCTAAAACGAAACTGCTTAATTTGTTAGCTGGGTTCGTTAAACGGTTAAACCTtatcaactagaaagttgaatttacatatatatctttttttttattttttctaaagGCGGAATGGGTCTCACGCTAGGCAGTGCCTAAAAAGCTGCGAGTACACTGAGGGGGGATATAGAGCCTTAacctaaaaaataaatatacacaTCCTCAAATGGGAGTGTGGTGGCTAAGATCTATAGCAGTTTTGTGTATTGGTCTCTCGGGTTCGCACTTTGAAGTTTTGTGCTCGTTCGACAACGCATCCGATGATACCGCAGTTAGATGGGAATTTAGAGGGTGGTCATTCAGTAGTCGTGCCTTAATGGATTGTGGTGGTGGACTGCATGAGGGTGACATTTACATTTGACGTGTGGAGAAGTTCTAAGCCTGGGACTTTAGACTCGGGAACCGTTCAGAACCGTTAGAACTACACTGAAATAGTCGATtcgatttgattccaaaaaaagaaattattaaTCCTAAAGGAACTCCACCGAAACAACCGATTCGATTCGATTCCGGTTCctatttttgaaaatgattttgaaacCGTTAGAACCGAATATTctcaattatataaaaaaccctaaaaaagaaacatatttCATCATCGCATTGCTCatcactttcttttcttacttCTTAGACTTCTACTAATCActatataaactaaaaaaaccaTATTCGTTTTTTTTACACCTTGATTTCCTCTATTATTTTGTTACTCTCTATAATCCAAATTATCCTAGGTTtgcagtctctctctctctctctcaattctttttgaaataattgagtatgttaattgtctctctctctcaattccttttgaaataattgagtatgttaattgttgatcatTGGATAATTGTACTAAAGAGGTTGTTGATGTTATGTATTTGCATTTTGAAGTTGGTATTTTATATGGTTATTGTTTAAGCCTTagagataaatatatattactcTATACTTTTGGAACTGTAAAAATCCGAAAACCGACCCGATATTTGCGATTCGATTCGATTCCGGTTCCGTAAGAAAATGGTGTTGAATCTTGaccgttttttctttttgattctG containing:
- the LOC126793314 gene encoding receptor protein-tyrosine kinase CEPR2, with the protein product MAKIPVPSLHLLPLFATLFTTLLLPPCMPLTIETEALLEFKRQLTDPLNFLESWKETESSSPCEFSGITCDSGKVTEISLDNKSLSGEISASIGVLESLTTLSMTFNHLTGEIPALLTRCANLKSLNLSQNHLVGKIPDLSTLRNLESLDLSANSLSSEFPAWVGNLTGLQYLGLGQNLFDESEVPGSLGNLKNLTWLFLTNCSLMGEIPESIFDMKALGTLDISRNKLSGKLSKSISKLQNLFKIELFANGLHGEIPPEVASLTLLREFDISANQLYGELPSEFGNLKNLVVFQLYNNNFSGVFPAGFGDMQHLTALSIYQNKFSGEFPANLGKFSLLQSIDISENNFSGGFPRFLCQARKLQFLLALDNNFDGEFPPSYADCKTLERFRVNINRLHGEIPTELWSLPKATIIDFSDNDFHGAISPSIGFSASLNQLMLQNNNFSGYLPPEIGKLTKLDRLYLNHNNFSGEIPSEIGALKQLSSLHVEENSLSGSIPPEMGNLVRLGDMNLAWNSLTGSIPLTLSLMSSLNSLNLSRNKLSGEVPENLEKLKLSSIDLSENLLSGRVPSDLLTTGGDEAFRGNNKLCIDQYSETHSDSGMNTCSEQQGQKRVLKNKLVLFSIMASALVVVLAGLVLVSYKNFKRCEVDQENNLEEGKEIDPKWNLASFHQREIDADEICDLDEQNLVGSGSTGKVYRLDLKKNGGTVAVKQLWKGSGLKLMTAEMDILGKIRHRNVLKLYACLVKGGSNLLVFEYMENGNLFQALHRQLKGGQPELDWYQRYRIALGAARGISYLHHDCSPPIVHRDIKSTNILLDNDYEAKVADFGVAKTVQNTHKGSEYSSFAGTHGYIAPELAYTAKVTQKCDVYSFGIVLLELVTGRKPIEDDYGEGKDIVYWVSANLNDREEVLKLLDDKVADEYIQDDMIKVLKVAILCTTKLPSLRPTMREVVKMLIDAEPCTFTSQSNNSGKEGKDTSSLLFS